The Flavobacteriales bacterium genome window below encodes:
- a CDS encoding YifB family Mg chelatase-like AAA ATPase — translation MLVKTFGSAVYGVDALTITVEVNIGQGVRFYLVGLPDNAVKESHQRISAALKNNGYRIPGKEITINMAPADIRKEGSAYDLTIAIGILAASEQLKNSEEVSNYIIMGELALDGILRPIKGALPITLKAKKEQFKGIILPKANAKEAAIVDGIAVYGANTIEEVIHFFDGIPSLQPEESTVEELLNQPQLNFGIDFLDVKGQENVKRALEVAAAGGHNVIMVGPPGSGKSMLAKRIPTILPPLSLAEALEATKIHSVAGLLNTEIGLVNSRPFRSPHHTVSDVALVGGGSNPKPGEISLAHNGILFLDELPEFKRAVLEVLRQPLEDRVVTISRAKISVDYPANFMLVAAMNPSPSGEFYDPNSLNGDAAHTVKRYLSKISGPLMDRIDLHIEVQPVPYEKLSDKRNGESSTSIRQRVLEARKIQEIRYNQYQGIHSNAQLSPKLTKKYCVIDKAGEALMKNAMEKLGFSARSYGRIFKVARTIADLDKKEHIEAQHIAEAIQYRSLDRNGWLG, via the coding sequence ATGTTAGTGAAAACCTTTGGTAGTGCTGTATATGGTGTTGATGCCCTCACCATTACAGTTGAAGTCAATATTGGGCAAGGAGTGCGGTTTTATTTAGTTGGTTTACCTGATAATGCAGTCAAAGAAAGTCATCAACGTATCTCTGCCGCATTAAAAAATAACGGCTATCGTATTCCTGGAAAAGAAATTACCATCAACATGGCTCCTGCCGATATTCGAAAAGAAGGTTCTGCGTATGACTTAACCATTGCTATTGGGATTTTAGCTGCGTCAGAACAGCTTAAAAATAGCGAAGAGGTAAGCAATTATATCATCATGGGTGAACTCGCCTTAGATGGCATCCTTAGACCAATAAAGGGAGCTTTACCCATCACACTTAAAGCTAAAAAAGAACAGTTTAAAGGTATTATTCTTCCTAAAGCTAATGCTAAAGAGGCAGCAATTGTGGATGGCATTGCAGTATATGGAGCCAATACCATTGAAGAAGTCATTCATTTTTTTGATGGAATCCCTAGTCTCCAACCTGAAGAAAGTACTGTAGAAGAGTTGCTTAACCAACCTCAATTAAATTTTGGAATTGATTTTTTAGATGTGAAGGGGCAAGAAAATGTAAAAAGAGCATTGGAAGTAGCCGCCGCTGGAGGACATAATGTTATTATGGTTGGCCCTCCTGGATCTGGGAAATCTATGTTAGCTAAACGTATTCCCACCATACTTCCTCCTCTTTCTTTAGCCGAGGCTTTAGAGGCGACGAAAATTCACTCTGTTGCAGGGCTTTTAAATACCGAAATAGGCTTAGTCAACAGTCGTCCTTTTAGGTCACCTCACCATACCGTATCAGATGTGGCTTTAGTAGGCGGAGGCTCTAATCCCAAGCCAGGGGAAATTTCATTGGCTCATAATGGTATTTTATTTTTAGATGAACTCCCTGAATTTAAAAGAGCTGTACTGGAAGTGCTTCGTCAACCATTAGAAGACCGAGTTGTAACAATCTCAAGAGCTAAGATCAGTGTTGATTATCCTGCTAACTTTATGTTGGTTGCTGCAATGAACCCTTCTCCAAGTGGAGAATTTTATGATCCTAATAGCCTAAATGGCGATGCAGCGCATACGGTTAAACGCTATTTATCTAAAATATCTGGACCTTTAATGGATCGTATTGACTTGCATATAGAAGTACAACCTGTTCCTTATGAAAAGCTATCGGACAAAAGAAATGGAGAATCTAGTACAAGTATTCGACAACGGGTATTAGAAGCCCGAAAAATACAAGAAATCCGTTACAATCAATACCAAGGTATACATAGCAATGCTCAATTATCACCAAAATTGACTAAAAAATATTGTGTTATCGATAAAGCCGGAGAAGCATTAATGAAAAACGCTATGGAAAAACTCGGATTCTCCGCTCGATCCTATGGTAGAATATTTAAAGTTGCCCGAACAATTGCCGACTTAGATAAAAAAGAGCATATTGAAGCGCAGCATATAGCTGAAGCCATTCAATACAGAAGCTTAGACAGAAACGGTTGGTTAGGCTAA